From the Kitasatospora sp. MAP12-44 genome, one window contains:
- a CDS encoding bifunctional DNA primase/polymerase: MTPRRAVGDPHAIPSPLDVARWCARAGWPVHPLAARRKIPAGNCRACQEPGHTHVGCPCPTTGRWCHGFHAATLDPQLIDTWWTANPFFGVAVSCGPAGLVVIDVDAHHQSVPARDRVLPGIPIGDTVDLHGLASGFHTLALLAALRGQPDPSGDENTLRVRTPSGGLHIWYLGGNRPWLSSAGSGTNRALAWQVDVRAGGGYIIAPGTVTDAGSYSAIGPCRRPAPLPDWLAEELARTGHLETPRPAHPTAPVVPPRGRQAVVAAGGHRDGASRALAGVLAAVADCAMLPEGAAFSEKLNRAAFTAGGLVAAGYLTAGDAEQALLETAAGARPGQDRRCAQIVRSGMNAGARRPLHPGGRP; this comes from the coding sequence GTGACACCGCGCCGTGCTGTCGGCGATCCGCACGCCATCCCTTCCCCGCTCGACGTCGCACGGTGGTGCGCCCGGGCCGGCTGGCCGGTGCACCCGCTGGCCGCGCGTCGCAAAATCCCCGCAGGCAACTGCCGGGCGTGTCAGGAACCCGGCCACACCCACGTCGGCTGCCCCTGCCCGACGACCGGCCGCTGGTGCCACGGCTTCCACGCAGCGACTCTGGACCCGCAACTCATCGACACCTGGTGGACCGCCAACCCGTTTTTCGGCGTGGCGGTGTCCTGTGGCCCGGCCGGGCTCGTCGTCATCGACGTCGACGCCCACCACCAGAGCGTCCCGGCCCGTGACCGTGTCCTGCCAGGCATTCCGATAGGCGACACCGTCGACCTTCACGGCTTGGCCAGCGGATTCCACACACTCGCCCTGCTGGCCGCGCTGCGCGGCCAGCCCGACCCCTCCGGCGATGAGAACACCCTGCGGGTGCGCACACCCTCCGGCGGCCTGCACATCTGGTACCTGGGCGGCAACCGTCCCTGGTTGTCCTCCGCCGGGTCGGGTACGAACCGGGCCTTGGCTTGGCAAGTCGACGTCCGGGCCGGCGGCGGCTACATCATCGCGCCCGGCACCGTCACCGACGCAGGCTCCTACAGCGCCATCGGCCCGTGCCGTCGCCCCGCCCCGCTGCCCGACTGGCTCGCCGAGGAACTCGCCCGTACCGGTCACCTCGAAACGCCCCGGCCCGCACACCCCACCGCCCCCGTGGTGCCCCCCCGGGGCCGCCAGGCCGTGGTCGCCGCCGGCGGCCACCGGGACGGTGCCTCACGGGCTCTGGCCGGCGTCCTCGCGGCGGTCGCCGACTGCGCGATGCTCCCCGAAGGCGCAGCGTTCAGCGAGAAGCTCAACCGCGCTGCCTTCACCGCCGGCGGCCTGGTCGCCGCCGGCTACCTCACCGCCGGCGATGCCGAGCAGGCCCTGCTGGAGACCGCGGCCGGTGCCCGCCCGGGCCAGGACCGCCGCTGCGCGCAGATCGTCCGCAGCGGCATGAACGCAGGTGCCCGCCGTCCCCTCCACCCCGGAGGCCGTCCGTGA